The Cryptomeria japonica chromosome 2, Sugi_1.0, whole genome shotgun sequence region TTACTGCTACAGTGCGCCGAGGCTGTTTCAGAGAACAATATTGAAGTAGCCAACGCAGTCCTTCCTCAGCTCACAGAGATGACAACGCCATACGGAAATTGCCTGGAGCGAGTAGCAGCTTACTTCGCAGAGGGAATATCATCGCGTGTTGTGATTTCCTATTTGGGCGTGAGTTCCTCTGAACAAAGATCTCCTCTGGTCAGTGTGAATTACAGCAACATATTAGCGGCCTTCCAAGCATTCAATGGCATCTCCCCATTTGTCAAATTCTCGCATTTCACCTCAAACCAGGCCATTCTGGAGGCCTTTGAGGGTGAGCGTCGGGTGCACATAATCGACTTTGATATAATGCAGGGGCTTCAATGGCCTGCTCTGTTTCATATCCTGGCTGCCAGGCCCGGCGGCTGCCCCCATGTCCGAATCACCGGCATGGGAACTTCCATGGAAGCTCTGCAAGCAACCGGAAAACGGCTTTCTAGTTTCGCTCGCACGCTCAGACTGCCCTTTGAATTCCACCCAGTTGCCCAGGCCGTCGGGAAATGTGACCCAGCTTCTCTGGGTGTGAGAAACGGAGACGCCCTGGCCGTTCACTGGCTTCACCATTCTCTGTACGACGTCACTGGATCCGATGTCTGCACGCTCCATTTACTGCAGCGCCTCAGGCCCAAGGTTATAACCATGGTGGAgcaggacattacaaggacgggcTCTTTTCTTGAACGCTTTGTCGACGCCTTGCACTACTACTCTGCAATGTTTGATTCACTGGGAGCATGCTTTGCTCCAGATAACATGGACAGGCATTTGGTGGAGCAGCAATTGTTTTCTCACGAGATCAAAAACATCCTCGGCCTTGGAGGACCTGCTCAGATTGGGGACATCAAATTCGACAACTGGAGGACCCAATTGCACAACTTCGGATTTCGACAGCTATCAATGAAAGGAAACGCTTTTGCCCAGGCACAGCTTTTGTTGAACATGTTCCCCTGTGAAGGCTTTGGGTATTCCCTCGTTGAAGAACAGGGTATACTTAAGCTTGGATGGAAGGGCTTGCCTCTTTACACTGCCTCCGCCTGGAGTTCCACATAATCTTGAATTGGTGACTCTCAGGGCTTAAACATTCGAACCAGTCTGTTTGCAGTCCTGATTAAAACCCCAACTTTTAGAACTGTCACCATATCTCTGCACTCCTGACTGTGGTATTGCAGGACAACATTCACATCATGAATGCCCTTGATCCAGCTTGTTAGTATTGAATGATATCAAATTTCTGCAATCTGGAAATGCTGTTAGATtctttttggattagattgtgttagATTATTTATATCAACATTTCGTGATTCATTAACAAGATACAAGAGAGTTAAACAAGAAAAATGATTAAAGAATGTGAATGTGagaatttttcttgattttctagTGTATTAGCACAGAGACTGACTGGTTTGACTTC contains the following coding sequences:
- the LOC131069544 gene encoding protein SCARECROW 1; translated protein: MASYSESSERYQDQNRLAPAFGICPIYNTMTKTPDFGVESRKLKLKLKEGPVAINAPSSSSWSIEQTSFVHTPLRWDYAPATALSADKLMSYGLPSVNPPMWASNSAQGLENPDVSYPPEFLVPKSHEYNLAAGDSVWCDSERLMDVLVNRNRAVTERNNMELQILSSMSDAGCLPSCSSSSSCETHGWSYISSELHDSRPCKRGHILHAPQSLEFQGGGDISRGDFIQGDISRGDFMNQNDLRLVKQSHSPIGYSVGKGQEQGQGRGNAKFEAENSSSQDEEGLQLLSLLLQCAEAVSENNIEVANAVLPQLTEMTTPYGNCLERVAAYFAEGISSRVVISYLGVSSSEQRSPLVSVNYSNILAAFQAFNGISPFVKFSHFTSNQAILEAFEGERRVHIIDFDIMQGLQWPALFHILAARPGGCPHVRITGMGTSMEALQATGKRLSSFARTLRLPFEFHPVAQAVGKCDPASLGVRNGDALAVHWLHHSLYDVTGSDVCTLHLLQRLRPKVITMVEQDITRTGSFLERFVDALHYYSAMFDSLGACFAPDNMDRHLVEQQLFSHEIKNILGLGGPAQIGDIKFDNWRTQLHNFGFRQLSMKGNAFAQAQLLLNMFPCEGFGYSLVEEQGILKLGWKGLPLYTASAWSST